The following are encoded in a window of Anopheles gambiae chromosome X, idAnoGambNW_F1_1, whole genome shotgun sequence genomic DNA:
- the LOC5666800 gene encoding ATP synthase lipid-binding protein, mitochondrial: MFVSSAARIAPVARSLVLNGTKAYIRPISSAVISQSQTLAAQNTAPVALLPQVRSFQTTPVTRDIDSAAKFIGAGAATVGVAGSGAGIGTVFGSLIIGYARNPSLKQQLFSYAILGFALSEAMGLFCLMMAFLLLFAF, translated from the exons atgtTCGTCTCGTCGGCCGCCCGCATTGCCCCAGTTGCCCGAAGCCTG GTCCTCAACGGAACCAAGGCGTACATCCGACCGATCAGCAGCGCCGTCATCTCCCAGAGCCAGACGCTCGCTGCCCAGAACACAGCGCCCGTCGCTCTGTTGCCACAGGTCCGGTCATTCCAGACTACCCCGGTCACCCGTGACATTGACTCCGCTGCCAAGTTCATCGGAGCCGGTGCTGCCACCGTCGGTGTTGCCGGATCTG GTGCCGGTATCGGAACAGTATTCGGATCGCTGATCATCGGTTACGCAAGAAACCCGTCGCTGAAGCAGCAGCTGTTCTCGTACGCTATCCTGGGCTTCGCCCTGTCTGAAGCCATGGGTCTGTTCTGTCTTATGATGgctttcctgctgctgttcgctTTCTAA